From the genome of Nicotiana tabacum cultivar K326 chromosome 17, ASM71507v2, whole genome shotgun sequence:
tcattgtataaaagtaaattatttttaaatagaaaaaaatatcattattgttttatacaaactaaaaataaaataggttcacataaattgtatcagaataatatatttttttctttattctcaaaCAAAATCATTATGAATTCTAAAGTGGACCAGAAATTTAGACCAAGAAAGATCTCCAATGATTCAACTTAGGACTCTTTGCCTGTGACCAATCATGATAACGTGTCTCTTAAGATAGAATTTAAAGTTTTATATACTTTTggtataaaaaattatatattattcaTATACTCAATTCGCTTATAAGATAATTATATGTAATTCTTTTTGTTAACATAAATTCATAATCTTGTAAAAGTATTAACTTACGTATTACAAGCTAAACTAcattaataataattttgttttaCACTATTGGACTATTGGTACAACTTAAATCCCTTAATAGCGGTTGTCAGAATAGCAGTTGCAAGCTTTTACTCTCTTGACCTTTGCCCCTAATTGAATCTTGATGGACTCCGCCCAAAACTCTtggttcaatatatatatatatatattgtagaaaATTCAACAGCAATATATCTCCAAATATTAAAGGCAATATATAGTTTCAGCTTAAAATTCTCAAATCTTCATATTCTTAAGGTGAGCTGAAGATAAGATGTGGACCAATTGATAATGGGCAAATAACGAGCAATTTCTAGCAGCCAGTAACCAGTGGTTGGTTACATATGATACATCAAAGAGGTAGGTTGTGCAAAGTCCacctgatttattacataaataaAAAGTCTCCGTCTTCATAATGAAACTTATGAGAATCTCGGCGTGGGGGTGTGATTCTTTAATTTCCAATATAAATGCCAATGGTTATGTATATCACATGATATGCGATCCACAGGTCACTAAAAGCTCAGGCAGCTCAACCCTGCAATCAGTCCCATGACTTTTGCTCTCTAGTTCCCTGATTAtatgagtttaagttatatatactgaCAATATAAGAAATTTTTACACTGTTAGATCGTTGTTATATATGTTGTAATTAATAGGTAGTTGTCTTATTTTAAAGATCAGAAATCTCATATTTTAAGAATATTAATATACATATTTTGAATGATCATATAGTATAAAATATTCTTTATATTGTCTGTATATATAATCTAAACCGATCTCATATTTGAATTTTAAGTTAACTAAGTTGGTTTATATctattcttttaaataattttgtgaagcatgtatatttcaaacaattAGTCATAATTTGACTATTTTACAGTACTATTTGTCAACCACAACATTTCGTCGAACTTGACACTGCAATGCTTATTTAGGTGGAGTAACTATTTGCAAACTAATTATAAATGTTAGAGTTTAAGTATAATTGATAAtctgaaagaaagaaaattaaataatatgTTTACCAATAATTAAAACTGCGCTATCGCATACTTTTCCTTCTCTACACGCCTCCAAGGCAGACAGTTACCCTCTTCCCTTTTTCATGTTGACACTTTCTCAATCAAACAAACTAACATAACTACAGACAAATACACGTGAGCTGACTCCTACCCCTAGCTTTCCACATACACATCATCTCTATCATGACTAACCTTATCATCCAAATCATTATCTTTCTGTTTTATTAATTGGTATAAAGCCCAAAGAGCACTACTTTTAACCTTTATTATTTCTTTAACTGTTCACTTCTTACATATACCACTAGATCATGCAAAATATACCATATTATCCCGTAGCGCAACATAACATTGATACTACCGTTAGATGGAATTAAACCCTACGTCTCGTTATAATAATCCAAAAAATAATGTAATATCattagtacaaatttaattgattTTCAACGGACAGTTCCATCGGAATCCCGTGGGAAAATCTTCAACGGACAGTTCCATCGGAATCCCGTGGGAAAATCAGCATTATCCCACGACATTCCCATTAAAACAGTTTCATGGGAAAACACCTTGTAGGTAAAGCTCATCCCAGTTAAATTGAATTAATAAGATACAATTTTTGTATACTCCCTCTGTCCCAATTTGTGTGGCAGAATTCGGACTTCGAGAATCAAACGAATTTTTCTTTAATCGCAATTATTTCATATGTTTTGTagatattttgaattattaattattgtgaaTTATAGTACTTTTACGTAATTTTCTAATATATATAAGTTTTGTTTCAAAATATTCAAAGATTTTATGTTCTAATTCAAAGTCAAAATTAAGAAGTTCGGCTCTCGAAATCCAAGCTCCACCACATGAGTTGCGACAGAGCAGAGGCGGCTCAAGAACATACGGGGCCTAAAACCAAAGTTTAATTTGGgtcctaaatttttaaaagaaagttataaGATTGTTTTTATTTGAAATCTATTCTTTTAACTTTTTGAGATAGCAATTTTTAATAATCTTTTTTATAATCGATTTTTTCTAATAATTCCTtctcaattgataatatagctaATTCATCATTTAATCTTTCATGAGAAATTGTTGGTCTTAAATAAGATTTTATAGAGCAATAGAAGTATAGAActattgaaagtttaaaagtatTGTTGAGCACTTGAACTAATGAAATTTTAGAGAAAGAAAGTAGTAAGAATATCAAAGAAAAAGACAGAAAATATGtaggggtttctgaaatatgaaaGATTGGAAATAAGAAAGATTGATTTGGACAAATTAAGGAATAGAGTAAAATTTTTACACGTTATATAATGAatgagtaaaaaataaaaaataaaaacactaGAAAAACTATTCATCCACCCATTTTAAGTAAGATAagttattactttatttatatatcAAAAAGgttctttctttttatattaaaaactctaACTTTATATTTaaagtactaaatattatttttaaatatctataaacctattatttttaaaaaatgagcCTCTCAAATTTGGTGAACTAGGCACAAAGTCTTACCTTCCATAACACTGGATCCGGCCTGCGACAGAGAGAGTATAACCTAAACTCAGAACAAAATTCTAGGTCTGAGAAAATTAGGAGGGGAAGAAATTAAAAAGAGCAACCAAAAATAATGCTTGCTTCATATGTGTATATTCCTTAAAGATTTACAGAGTTGTACTGcgacaaaaaacaaaataaagataTTGATTAATGATTAGTAACCTTCTAACTCTACAAATTAATTATACAAGTCTTTTCATTTCCGCACAAGCCCTTAACCCAAAAAATGTGGCCGGTTTTGGGAGATTTCCTAAGAATCTAACAtgacaataataacaataatactCCTATATATTGCAGTGGCATATAACTAACAAGTTGCTGATGGACTAGTGAAGGGACTATAGAAGTGAGGCTTCGCCGGAGCGTTCTCGCCGGCGCCGGCGACTCTTTCGCAGGAAGGACATACGGCAAGGGTGGCCGCTGCCGGCAGCTGCCTGTACAAGGGCTGCGCTAGTTTTAGAGCTTTCAGTTCTTGCAGTTCCTTGTAAAGCTTCCTGTTTTCATCAGTCAGCGACTCACAACATTTCTTTAAAATCTCACAGTCTACCTCTGTTTGCTTCAGCTTCGTTCTGTTAAAAAACACCAACATCTTATTTAGATTCCTAAATTAGTTCTTAAAAAAAGTTTATAGATATATGAGTTTATGGGTATTAAGTAAGATCTCTGACCTGGCTCTTCTGTTCTGGAACCAAACTTCCACTTGACGAGGCCTTACGTTAAGCTTCCTAGCTAAGTGCTGCTTTTGCTTCTGGATTATTCGAAAACCGTAAATTCAGTTTTTGATCATTCAGAAAAACCAGCATGATTTGATCCCTTACACAATAACTAACATTCAACCAAGTTGACCATCTTCTTAAAGCATGGATACGTTAATATTATACCAATTTCAGAAATATGtacgtaaaatatttaattttaagaaGATATTATGGGTTCACGTACTCATAATTAAGCCTATAAATTCGCCCTTaatccacactcaaaacaattaGTTATTTCTAAAAGTTTAAACTTTTAGATGAATTGTACACGCTTTAACATACATCGGAGCAAATAGAGGTTGTGAAGTCACCCATTATAAAAAAGGTTTGGTCCATGAAAGAAAATTATTGGACCGATTACACGCCCCTCACGTGTGGACCTTGTCCTTTTTTTATGGGCCAAATGCGTGAACTATTTTTGATAATAGGTAACGGTGTAAGATTAGATTTGATATTCAAGACTTCTGCCCCATCTAATAACATGTTAGAAATGCATTACTATCTcatctaaaaaaaaaataaactagtATTAAAAAGAGTACATTTTTATTCTCTTAACTATGTAACTAACATAATCCATGAAACAAAGAATAGAAGATGGATGTATAGAACTTACAGGATTGAGCGTGCTATGTTGCTTGAAGCTTTCTTCTAAAAGGGCAGATTGTACTTTAGTGAGCCTAAGTTTCTTGCTTCCATTTGAAACATGATCATCTAGATCTTCATCACTAACTCTGgaagaaagtactctttctaccTCTGTACTAatatcccttttccttttcacaCTAGCGTTAGAGTAGGTCGAGGAACTCAAATGATCAGCAGATTGATCCTTGGGAAGGCTTAAAGTTAGAGAGGGTTCAAAACTAAGAGATCCCTCTTTCCCCAATAGATCAGCTGGTGGTTTTCTTGATCTCTGATTATTGGCTGTTGATGAAAAGCCTAATTTTAAAGCAAGGCCCGTGCCACATATATCATCAAAACCCATCTATTAATTATCTGAACAAGAAAGAACCAACTTTTCTTTATTAATTGGTATCTTGGGTTTGTTGAGATCTATGAAGTGAGAGTCTTGGAAGAGAAGCTGGGGAATAAGAAGGGAAAGAAAATGGACTTTACGACCTTTTTATTGCGTGGTGGGTTAGATGGCGAGGACTATTAATAATCATAATCAAAATCAAAGGGATGAATGAGTAGTTGCTTATAATGAATTGTGAAAAAAAGTCTATTTCTCGCTCTTCATAGGTTGACATGTACATTTGAACCCCACTACGTACTGTCATCCAGTATAATGTCTCCGACAAACGAGAAAATTATTTCCGAATATAATTATAAACAACTGTTTattgtacaacaacaacaatatacctgTGCTTCAATAACTATTTATTAtaagtaaattaattatttaataattatatcAAACAACCTGCTGACATGTTAAAATATTAATAGTATAAATTTCTTTACATCCATTATTAGTCTACACAAAATCAAAAAGTATTTTCACTAGAAGGATTAATTCCTAGAATGCATACGTAAATTCACGTGGCAACGGAAGACAAATCAAGAGAATGATAACATAATTTGTCTGCTTCTCGCCGTCCATTAGTATACCAAAATTTCCATGTTCTTATCTCAACCTTCTTCTctttcttgaaaaatatattcTTAGGCTATATATTTTGCTCTTTCAACGATCTACTTATCGGCAAAAAATACGCATACAAGGACGTAGTTATCAGAGGCgattttagaattttaattttatgggttcaatATTTATTTagtattgaacccattatattttgaagttattggtttaaatttattatttaatataaatttagtgatttttgtatatatatttatgctCCGCATTAAAAATattgggttcaattgaacccagtAGTTATATGCTGCATCCGCCCCTGATAGTTAGGAAGGCGGAAGTTCCAGAAAAATCACACTTTTACATatactattaaaatattttttacttatACATAATATATATTAAACACCTTAATAAAAATCCTGGTCCGCCACTATAAAGTTTATAAATATGTGCATCAACCATTGCATTAACCAACTTGTGAGACCATAAGGCGGCATTAGCCCTTTAAACGTGCTAATTAAGCAAACATTTCTGAACCTATTAGTACATACATTTCTTTTGAAAGATTTCAACTTGTACATGTCATAACAGTAGGCGTGCAGTTTGTTGTCTCTGTGTACTTATCCTGAAGCTCATTTAAATCTAATCTGATTTCcaacaagaaaaaataagaaaatatattttgagaGGAGTGTTTCCCAGAATATGATTTATCTACAAGTATCCAGATCTTTGCTCAGCTAAAAATGTTGATGAATtgtgtttctttctttttttaatcaaTCTTTTGTGAGTTAAGCAAGTCATTTGAAAATATTTCTTCACAATTattcttaaaataatttatacgTATTAACAATAGTGGCACCTTGAGCCTCAGCCAACATGTAAGTTCATCATGGCATTGTGTGGGGCCATTTCACATTTGTCAATAAAATACTCcgtccgtttcaatttagatgaggtagtttgattcgatacggagtttaagaaaaaaaaaagacttttgaaacttgtggtcttaaaagcttacgaggtaaaagctttgtggggcattacatttgtgtggt
Proteins encoded in this window:
- the LOC107779480 gene encoding homeobox-leucine zipper protein HAT22 → MGFDDICGTGLALKLGFSSTANNQRSRKPPADLLGKEGSLSFEPSLTLSLPKDQSADHLSSSTYSNASVKRKRDISTEVERVLSSRVSDEDLDDHVSNGSKKLRLTKVQSALLEESFKQHSTLNPKQKQHLARKLNVRPRQVEVWFQNRRARTKLKQTEVDCEILKKCCESLTDENRKLYKELQELKALKLAQPLYRQLPAAATLAVCPSCERVAGAGENAPAKPHFYSPFTSPSATC